The Persephonella sp. KM09-Lau-8 nucleotide sequence AATTTTATCGCAGTTTGGTATACATACCAGTGCATCAAGTTTGTGGGCTTCAACAACGGTTTCTATTGCGTCTGCTATAATTTCTCTACTTGGCAGAGAATAATGCATTCCTGAGTGCCCCATTGCGATACCATCATCAACACCAATCACATTAAACTCAAATGGGACACCTCCGGCTTCTCTTATTGCGTCTTTAACAATCTGGGCAAATTCTCTCAGATGAACATGCCCGGGAATAATATCTATATAGGAGTTGGCAACTCCAATAAAAGGCTTATTAAAATCCTCTTCTGTAAGGCCACAGGCTCTTAATAAACTTCTGTGGGGGGCCCTTTCAAAGCCTTTTTTTACAATATCACTTCTCATTCTTTACCTCTACTGATTTTTTTCTAAGAATTCTTTTATTCTTTGTTCCATAAGATCTTTTAAATAAAGTTTTCTTCTTTTAAGTCTTTCTTCTTCTGCTTCAAGTTCAGGGTCAGGGGGATAATGTTTTTCTAATTTATGGACTTTCCATTTTAGTTCTTCTCTTTCTTCATGCCATTTTCTAAATTCTTCATCAGTTTCAAGTAAGATTTTGATAACTTCTTCCCTTGTCATCATTATCCTCCTTTATTTTGACAATAGTTTTTCATTATGTATTTTTTCTTTTAAGAACTCTTTCCCCACATGCCATATAATAGCTCCTTTAAGGGCAAATTCTAAAAAATCCAGATTAACCCTCTGGAAATCAACTAAATCTACAATCCGTGCTGTATCAACCCAGTAATTTAGATTTTCTTTTAGATTTAAAAAAATCTTATCATCTCTTTCTTCAGTATAAAAAAGTCCGATATCAATATCAGAATATCTGGAACCTTTATCTAATGCTGAGGAACCGAACAATATAACACATACTTTATCCTTATCTAAAAGTTTGAATATCTCATCTAAAATCTGCTGTTTTATTTCTGGTTTGACATTCATATTATGTTCCGTGTTCCCAGCTTGATAGATATTCTTTTTGTTCGTCTGTTAGCTGGTCTATCTTTATTCCCATTGCATTTAGTTTAAGTCTGGCAACCTCAAAGTCAAGCTCATCAGGGACTTTGTATACTTTAGGTTGTAGTTTTTGATGGTTTTTGACAAGATATTCGGCAGATAAAGCCTGATTTGCAAAGGACATATCCATAACTGCAGCTGGATGTCCTTCAGCTGCTGCAAGGTTTACCAGTCTTCCTTCTGCCAGAACATATATTTTTCTACCATCTGGAAGCTGATATTCCCTTACATTTTCCCTTATATCCCTTTGAGAAACAGCCATCTCTCTGAGGGCTTTAAGGTTTATCTCAACATCAAAGTGCCCTGAGTTTGCAACTATACAACCATCTTTCATAACTTCAAAATGCTCTTTATCAACGACATTTATATTTCCAGTTACCGTAACAATGAAGTCAGCTATTTTTGCGGCTTCTTTCATAGGCATAACCCTATAGCCATCCATTCTTGCTTCAAGGGCTTTTAATGGGTCAACTTCAGTGACAATTACCTCTGCTCCCATACCTGCGGCTCTCATAGCAACTCCTCTACCACACCAGCCGTATCCTGCCACAACAAATATAGAACCTGATAAAAGTCTGTTTGTTGCTCTGAGTATTCCATCTATTGTTGATTGTCCTGTCCCGTATCTGTTATCAAAAAGATGTTTTGTATAAGCATCATTCACAGCTATTACAGGGAATTTTAGAACTCCATCTTTTTCCATAGCTTTAAATCTAATTACTCCGGTGGTGGTTTCCTCAGTTCCACCGTATATGTTTGGGATAAGTTCCTGTCTTTCTTTGTGTAATGTTGATATTAAATCCCCACCATCATCCATTGTTATATTTGGTTTTCTATCTAATACCTCTTTTATATGTTGATAATATGTTTCTGTATCTTCCCCGTGAATTGCAAATGTAGGAATATCAAAATATTTAACCAGTGCAGCCGCCACATCATCCTGAGTGGATAGCGGATTTGAAGCTGTTAAATAAACATCTGCCCCGCCTGCTTTCAGAGTTATCATTAGATTTGCTGTTTCTGTGGTGACATGGAGACATGCTGCTATGGTGATGCCTTTTAGAGGTTTTTCTTTTTCAAATCTTTCTCTGATTTGTCTCAGGACAGGCATATCTTTTTCTGCCCATTCAATTCTGAGTTTCCCTTTGTCTGCCAGAGATAAATCCTTTACATGATATTCCATAAAAATCCTCCGTATTTTATGTGTAGTAGTTATTATACTATGTGCTTCACAATTAAAGGGAATTTTGCTAATCTATAGACAATAATAAAAACAGGGAGAATATAATGGGAGAGTTTGAACCGGTAATTGGTCTTGAAGTTCACGTTCAGATGGCAACCCAGACCAAATGTTTTTGCTCCTGTAAAGTTGAGTATGGAGCCGAGCCTAACACAAACGTATGTCCGGTATGTTTAGGAATGCCCGGTAGCTTACCTGTTTTAAATAAAAGAGCCCTTGAGTATGCAATAAAAGCGTCCCTTGCTTTAAACTGCAAAGTTCATGAACTTTCTGTATTTGCAAGGAAAAACTATTTCTACCCAGACCTGCCAAAAGGATATCAGATTTCCCAGTATGATAAACCCCTTGCGACAGATGGTTATATAGACATAAAGGTTGATGGAAAAACAGAAAGAATTAGAATTCACAGGCTTCACATGGAGGAGGATGCAGGAAAAACAATACATGAAGGGAAATACTCCTATGTAGATTTAAACAGGGCAGGAACACCTCTTATGGAAATTGTTTCTGAGCCGGATATCCGTTCTGCTGTAGGTGCAAGGCTTTATCTGGAAAAACTGAGAAACATAATGAGATATATTGGCGTGTCTGATGCAGATATGGAAAAGGGACAGCTTAGATGTGATGTAAATATTTCTCTCAGGCCTAAAGGTGAAGAAAAATTTGGAACAAAGGTTGAAATAAAAAATATAAACTCCTTTAGATTTGTCCAGAAGGCTATTGAGTATGAAATAGAAAGACAGGCAAAAATCCTGAAAAAAGGCGGTGAAATAGTTCAGGAAACAAGGCTTTTTGATGAAAAAACAGGTAAAACATTCACAATGAGAACAAAAGAAGAAGCCCATGACTACAGATACTTTCCTGACCCAGACCTTATACCTGTAAGAATAACAGCAGCTTTTATAAATCAGATTAAAGAAAGCCTTCCGGAACTACCGGATGAAAAAGAAAAAAGATATGTTCAGGAGCTTAAGCTGACTGAATATGATGCAGAAGTTCTGGTGGCCGATAAAGACAGAGCGATTTTCTTTGAAAAGGCAGTTGAAGCCTATTCAAAAAATCCAAAGGCAATAGCAAACTGGATTATCAATGAGCTTTTAGGAAAGCTAAATGAAGAGGGACTTGATATAACGGAAAGCCCTGTAAAACCTGAGCATATTGCCCAGATTGTTGAGCTTATAGACAGTGGAGCAATATCATCTAAGATAGCAAAAGAGGTTTTTGAAGAGGTATTCAAAACAGGCAAAGAGCCTAAACAGATTGTTGAGGAAAAAGGACTTAAACAGGTATCTGACGAAGGAGAAATAAGAAAAATTATTGAGGAAATTCTTGCAAATCACCCTGCAGAAGTTGAGAAGTATAAAGCCGGAAATACAAAGCTAATGGGATTTTTTGTTGGACAGGTAATGAAAGCAACAAAAGGTAAAGCCAATCCAAAAATTGTAAATAAAATACTATCCCAGCTATTAAATGGATAAGATAGACACCCAGCTATTAAACAGAGTTTTATCAAAGATTGATAAACTGATTGGCTCAGAAGATTTAAAAGCAAACTTCAGGGAGGCAGATGCCTTCCTTTTTCATAACAACTCTTTAACTCCTGTAAAAAATTATTCAAAAGTTGATATAAACTCCCTTATAGGCATTGATTACCAGAAAGAAAAACTTTTAAAGAATACCCAAAAATTTGTTGAAGGTAGTCTGGCAAACCACGCAGTTTTATGGGGAGAAAGGGGAACAGGCAAATCCTCACTTGTGAAAGCAATGCTTCCATTGTTTGTAGACAAAGGTCTAAAACTAATACAGGTTCTAAAAGAAGATATCCTGAATATCTTTAAACTTTATAATCTAATCCATCAAAACCCAGAATTT carries:
- a CDS encoding DUF465 domain-containing protein; protein product: MTREEVIKILLETDEEFRKWHEEREELKWKVHKLEKHYPPDPELEAEEERLKRRKLYLKDLMEQRIKEFLEKNQ
- a CDS encoding nucleotidyltransferase domain-containing protein, producing the protein MNVKPEIKQQILDEIFKLLDKDKVCVILFGSSALDKGSRYSDIDIGLFYTEERDDKIFLNLKENLNYWVDTARIVDLVDFQRVNLDFLEFALKGAIIWHVGKEFLKEKIHNEKLLSK
- the ahcY gene encoding adenosylhomocysteinase, whose protein sequence is MEYHVKDLSLADKGKLRIEWAEKDMPVLRQIRERFEKEKPLKGITIAACLHVTTETANLMITLKAGGADVYLTASNPLSTQDDVAAALVKYFDIPTFAIHGEDTETYYQHIKEVLDRKPNITMDDGGDLISTLHKERQELIPNIYGGTEETTTGVIRFKAMEKDGVLKFPVIAVNDAYTKHLFDNRYGTGQSTIDGILRATNRLLSGSIFVVAGYGWCGRGVAMRAAGMGAEVIVTEVDPLKALEARMDGYRVMPMKEAAKIADFIVTVTGNINVVDKEHFEVMKDGCIVANSGHFDVEINLKALREMAVSQRDIRENVREYQLPDGRKIYVLAEGRLVNLAAAEGHPAAVMDMSFANQALSAEYLVKNHQKLQPKVYKVPDELDFEVARLKLNAMGIKIDQLTDEQKEYLSSWEHGT
- the gatB gene encoding Asp-tRNA(Asn)/Glu-tRNA(Gln) amidotransferase subunit GatB — translated: MGEFEPVIGLEVHVQMATQTKCFCSCKVEYGAEPNTNVCPVCLGMPGSLPVLNKRALEYAIKASLALNCKVHELSVFARKNYFYPDLPKGYQISQYDKPLATDGYIDIKVDGKTERIRIHRLHMEEDAGKTIHEGKYSYVDLNRAGTPLMEIVSEPDIRSAVGARLYLEKLRNIMRYIGVSDADMEKGQLRCDVNISLRPKGEEKFGTKVEIKNINSFRFVQKAIEYEIERQAKILKKGGEIVQETRLFDEKTGKTFTMRTKEEAHDYRYFPDPDLIPVRITAAFINQIKESLPELPDEKEKRYVQELKLTEYDAEVLVADKDRAIFFEKAVEAYSKNPKAIANWIINELLGKLNEEGLDITESPVKPEHIAQIVELIDSGAISSKIAKEVFEEVFKTGKEPKQIVEEKGLKQVSDEGEIRKIIEEILANHPAEVEKYKAGNTKLMGFFVGQVMKATKGKANPKIVNKILSQLLNG